One Sphingobium sp. Cam5-1 genomic window, TCAGGCGGCGCTGTCCAGCGGCGCGATCGGTTATCTGTTCAAGCCGGTGAAGCGGGACGCGCTGGTCGAGATGCTGGAAGGGCTGGAAGCGCGCATGTCGCAGCGCCTGCGCCGGGTTCTGGTGGTCGAGGACGATGCGCAGCAGGCCGAAAGCGTCAAGCTGCTCCTCGCCTCGCGCGATGTGGAAACCGTAGAGGCGCATTCGGCCGCGCAATGTTTCGATCTGCTTGGCCGCGAAACATTCGACTGCATGGTGCTGGATCTTAACCTGCCCGACGCGTCGGGCCTGGATCTGCTCGAGCGTCTGAGCGCTGACGAAGCCGTCGGCTTCCCGCCCGTGATCGTCTACACCGGGCGCGACCTCGCCCCGGAAGAGGAGATGCGGCTACGGCGCTACAGCAAGTCGATCATCGTCAAGGGCGCGAAGTCGCCCGAACGGCTGCTGGATGAAGTGACGCTGTTCCTGCATCAGGTCGTGTCGGACCTGCCCGAACCGCAACAGGCGCTGATCGCCAAGTCGTTGAACCGCGACGCGGCGCTGGACGGGCGCGAAATCCTGGTGGTCGAGGACGATATTCGCAACGTCTATGCCCTCACCTCCATATTCGAGCCGCACGGGGCGAAGGTGCGGATTGCCCGCAATGGGCGCGAGGCGCTCCAAACGCTGGACGAGGCGGCGCGCGGGCTGTCCGATCCGGTCGATCTGGTGCTGATGGACGTGATGATGCCGGAGATGGACGGCCTGACCGCCACGCGGGAAATCCGGTCGCAGCCATGGGGCAGGCAGATGCCGATCATCGCGCTGACCGCCAAGGCGATGGCGCGTGACCAGCAGGATTGCCTGGACGCGGGCGCGAACGACTATCTCGCCAAGCCGCTGGACGTCGACAAGCTGCTGAGCCTCACGCGTGTGTGGATGCCGCGATGAGCGAGGAGATATTTGCGCCCCACGAGGAATTAGAACTCGATTTGCTGCTGGAGGCGCTGTGGCGGCATTATCATTATGATTTTCGCGGCTATTCGCGTGGTTCGCTGCACAGGCGACTAGCCCGGGCGCAGCAGCGGCATGAATGCGAAAGCCTCTCGCAGCTCCAGCATCTACTACTGCGCGACCCGGCGGTGTTCGCCGATCTTATGGGTTTCCTCACCATCCAGGTCAGCGAGATGTTCCGCGACCCTGCCTATTTCCGGGCGTTGCGCGAAATGGTGGTGCCGCATTTGCGCACCTATCCTTCGCTCAAGATCTGGATCGCGGGCTGCGCCAATGGCGAGGAATTTTATTCGCTGGCGATCCTGTTTCGGGAAGAGGGGCTGGAGGATCGCACGATCTTCTATTGCACGGACATCAGTCCCGCCGCGCTCAAGAAGGCGGAGGCCGGGATATATGATCTCGACCGCATCGCGCAGTTTACCGAAAATCACCGGCTGGCGGGCGGCAAGCAATCGCTGTCCGATTATTATACCGCAGCCTATGGCGCGGCGGTGTTCGACAAGACGCTGCGCCGCCGCGCGGTGTTCGCCGAGCATAATCTCGCCAGCGATGAGGTGTTTGCCGAAGTGCAGCTGGTATCGAGCCGCAATGTGCTGATCTATTTCGATCGGGATTTGCAGGATCGTGCGCTGGGCCTGTTCGGCGGATCGCTTGTGCGCGGCGGGTTCCTGGGGCTGGGGTCGAAGGAAACGCTTCGCTTTTCTCGCTATTCCGACGCTTTCGCCGACTTCCATGAGGCTGAAAAAATCTACCGCCGCAACGTCAAGGATATGGAGGATCTGCGCCATGCCGCCTGAAAAGCCCAAGATCCTGGCTGTCGACGATGTTGAGGAAAATCTGACGGCGTTGGATGCCCTGTTCGCCGGAGAAGGCGTCGAACTGCTCAAGGCGAGATCTGGCGTTCAGGCACTCGAACTGCTGCTGGTGCATGATGTGGCGCTCGCGCTGCTGGACGTGCAGATGCCGGGCATGGACGGCTTTGAACTGGCCGAACTGATGCGCGGCACCGAAAGGACACGCAGGGTCCCGATCATCTTCCTGACGGCGGTCGCGACCGATGAACGGCGGCGCTTTCGCGGGTATGAGGCTGGCGCAGTCGATTATCTGCTGAAGCCGGTCGATGCGCATATCCTGCGCAACAAGACGGCGGTTTTCGTCGAGCTATTCGGGCAGCGGCAGGAACTAGCCCGGCAGCGCGACGAGATTGCCGCCGCCCTTGCCCGGCTGCATGCCCATAGTGACAATTCCCCGCTGGCGATCATCGAATTCGATGCCGGGCGGCACATTGTGGCCTGGTCCAATGGGGCAGAGCGGCTGTTTGGATGGCGGGCGCCGGAAGTTGCTGGCTTCAAAGCGAACGAGCTGAAATGGATCGACCCGGAAGACGAGGCCACGTTCGACAGCCTGATGAGTGACCTTATCGCCGGGCGATCCGTTCGCGCGGTCCAGCATTTGCGCATGCGGACGGCAGAGGGGCCGACGCTGGAATGCGAATGCTATTGTTCTGCGCTGCTGAATGGTCAGGGGCGGCTCGTGTCGGTCAACGTCCAGGTGCTGGATGTGACGGAAAGGAAGCGAGCGGAGGATACGCAGCGCCTGCTGATCGGGGAACTCAATCATCGGGTCAAAAACACCCTCGCCTCGGTTCAGGCGATCGCGGTGCAGACATTGCGGCATTCGTCGGGTCCGTCGGACTTTGCGCCAACCTTCACAGGCCGCATCCACGCCCTCGCCCGCGCACACTCATTGCTGAGCAGCACGACATGGCAGGGCGCCTCGCTGCGGGAGTTGGTCAATGGGCAGATCGACATTGGCGCCATCGATCTTGGGCAGCTGACCATCGAGGGGCCGGAACTGGAGCTGGCGCCCGAACTGGCCTTGCACGTCGCACTCATCCTGCATGAATTGGTGACCAATGCGCATAAATATGGCGCGCTTTGCATTCCGGCGGGCACGGTTTCGCTGTCGTGGAAGATGGAGCGGGACCGGCTGCTAATCCGCTGGGTGGAAAGCGGCGGGCCGCCCGTCACTCCACCGTCACGCAGAGGTTTTGGCACGGCTCTGATCGAACGCAGCCTGAAGGCGGAAGGCGGTCAGGCCAGCGTGGAATATCAGGAAAGCGGAGTTTGCTGGACCATGACGCTGCCGTGTGGGCCACGGATCAGCCGGATCAACACCGCCAGTGCCGCCATGAATCTGAGCGAAGAGGCGTTGGCGGTGCAAGGCGGCGCGATAGCGGGGCGCAGTTTCCTCATCATCGAGGATGAGCCGCTTGTGGCGATGGAGATTGCCAGCATTTTGGAAGATGGCACGGCCGCCGTGACCATAGCGGGATGTGCGCAAGAGGCTCTGACATTGATGCAGTATGCGGATTTCGACGCCGCGCTGCTGGATGGCAATTTGCAAGGCATGCCGGTTGATGATGTGGCGGCTGCGCTGTTGGAAAGGAAGATACCTTTTGCCTTCGTCACAGGATATGGGCGCGAAAGCCTGCCTGAACAGTTTCAGGATCGGTTGCTGATCAGCAAACCTTTTGATCCCAAGGCATTACTGCACTGTAGTGGCAAGCTGTGTGAGGAAAATAGCGGGGCTGTTTCAGGTGGGCTCGACAGTCAGTTCGGCGATTTCGAACAGGAAACTGCACCACCCGCGCATCCTTGATGCCTCCTCTGCTGCCGTGCGTTTCCTCTTCGCTTCGGCGAGCGATTTGACATGTCCCCAGAATATTTCCGTTTTGCCATTTTCCAGTTCGGCAACGATCCGCCAATAATGGGTGAAGGGGTCGCTCGTCGGCCCGATCCGCTTCACATATCCATCCGGCATCGTTGCTGTCAGATGTCGTCTTTTCCGCTTCGCCATGCCCTTTCCTACCATAGATGGTGCAAATTCGCGCAACAGCCACCATGTAGGGGGCATGGAAAAATTCACTGCCGCTTCCCTCCGACTCCATCAGCTTTCGCTTACCGCTCACTGCCCGGTGCGCGCATGAACGAGAGCATCGCTTATATCGGCCTGCTGGCTGACGAAGAGATCGAGCTGGACAGCGCCGCCTTGATGCTGAGCGCTCTGGACCATGAAGGGATCGACGTCGAACCCTATCTGGCCCTGCTGCGCGAAATCGGCGACGCGATCGAGGCGGAACGAGCGGACATCAATGATGATCTGCAATCGGGAGAAGCGCAGGGCGCCCTTCTCGCGCATATATTCAGCGGCCAGTTCGGCTTTGAAGGCGATAGCCTGACCTACGACGCCCCCTTGAACGGCGACATGATCCGGGTGCTGGATCGTCGGAGGGGACTGCCGGTCAGCCTTTCCATCCTCTATGTCGCCGCCGCCCGCCGCGCCGGATGGCAGGCGCATGCGCTGAACACGCCCGGCCATGTCCTGGTCAGCATCGGACCTGATGAGGCTCCGGCGATCATCGATCCTTTCCGCAGCGGCGCGCTGGTGCAGGCCGGGCAAGTGGCCGGGCTTCTCACGGTCGCCGCATCGACGGGCAGACAAGGCGTTTCGACCCTTGAGCCAATGTCGAACCGCATGACCCTTATGCGCCTGCTCCTCAATCAGGCCACTCGGGCGGAACAGGCGAGCGACACATGGCGGGCCTGCTCGATGTATGAGCGTATGACGGTGGTTGCACCCGAACATGATGCAGGCTGGTGGGCGCTTGCCCGATTGCAGTTGGAACATGGCGAGGTGGAAGCCGCCCGGGGCAGCCTGTGCGCCATGCTGGAGATCAGCCGCGATCCTGAGCGCCGCCGCTATGTTGCCGCAGCGCTCAGCCGGTTATCCGGCCAATCTCAGGCGTGAGTGGGCGTTAGAATCTCAGCCTTGAGACTCACGCCGCTTGTTCAATCCCTCTTCAAGTCATTCCCCGCGCGTTCCATAGCGGCGCCTGCATCTTCCTTCGCTTCCCGGGCTTCGCGCCTTGCATCCTGCGTTGCGTTTCTCGTCGCCGCACCGATCTCGTTCGCGCCTCTGTCGATCGCCCGCTCGGCATGATCGAGACCATTGTCGATCTTCGCTCCTGCCTGATCGACCGTCCGGTTGACGTCATTGCCAATCGCCGACCCCGCATTTTCCAGGCTGTCGGTTGCTTTTTCCGAGCAGGCCGACAGGCCCACCCCTGCGACAATCACCAAAGCGGCCACAATTGATGCTCTCATGCTTCCCTCATCTTGCTGTCAAACGCATGAGCCCAACCGTTAGCCCGCCTTATGGTTGCCTGTGGGTCAGCGGCTACGCAGGCCGGAAACCATCGATCGATCCGCGTCGGGGATCAGCCCCTCCAACACGCGCCAGAAGCCCGTCACCGACCCCTGCCCCGCCTGCGCATAAGCTGCCGCCATCTTTTCACGCAGCGCGCGGAACAGATCGGCCTCCAGAGTCTTGCCCGACGCGCTGAGCCGCAACAGCTTCTGCCGCCGGTCGCTCGCCCCCTGCCGCGTCTCGATATAACCACGCTCTATCAGGTCATTGAGCACCCGGCCCAGCGACTGCTTGGTGATGGACAGCAGGCGCAGCAACTCCTTCACCGTCAGGTCCGGTTGACGCGAAATAAAATAGAGCGCGCGGTGATGCGCACGCCCTAGTCCCTGTGCCGCAAGCCCGTCGTCGATCGATCGGGTAAGCGCGGAATAGCCGAAATACAGCATCTCGATCCCCCGCCGAATCTCATCCTCCCGCAGGAAGAGAGGCGACGCAGGCGTGATCTGCGAAACCGGTGCATTGGCGGGCGAACTGTTTGCATTCATGCGAGGCGTCCAGGAAGATTTCGAAGCCCGCATATTGGCGAAGCCATAGTGACATGACTAGGCTTTCCTTTCGCGCAACAGACGCTATATGCCGTCCCGCGCGGCGGTTGCCGCACACATGCTGGGGCGTCGCCAAGCGGTAAGGCAGCGGCTTTTGATGCCGCCATGCGCAGGTTCGAATCCTGCCGCCCCAGCCAAACTGTCGTGATTCGCAGCGAAGTTCCGGTAAGTCATTGAGGTTCGGAACGGAAAGTGCAGCGGCTTTGGGCCGTGCACATGAGCTGTAGCGATAGGATGTGACAGAGCATGGGCGCAGTCACCAACATCTTCCGGCGCGGCGCCATTTATTATTTCCGCCGCCAGCTGCGATGGTCCGACGGCGCGATCTGCGCTATATGCTTGAGCCTGCGCACCGCTCGGCTGGCGCACGCCCGCCATGTCGCCACATTGCTTAGTGCCATGTGCGAGCGCGCTGGCGCAGACAGGAATGGCACCATGGCAGGTATCTCAGTCAGCCATCGCCAGCGCAATCAGCTGTTTCAGCAGCAGCTTCAGGCCGAGCGCGACATGCTCTGCGAATGGCGTGCGGCCCGGAATCATGGATATCATCCTCGCGGTCTTGATCGAAAACGGCATGATGGACCTGCGCAAACAACCCAATTCATCACCTATCCCCCTCCCCCGAAGCCGGAATAAGGGCGCGTTTGCTCAATTGCGCATCCCGTCCATGCCTGCGATAGCGCCCAGCCCCCTCAATCCGCGCATCACAGGACCCAATCATGACTTCGCTGGCTCGCTCGATCGGCATCGACTTCGGCACCACCAATTCGGTTGTCGCGGTGGGCGGCGGGAATGGCGACGCGACGATGGTGGATTATCCCGCGCCCGGCAACGCCGGGTCGATCTTTCGCTCCGCTCTTTGCTTCTGGGAGGATCATGGCGTTCCCGGCGGGGTGGCGCGGGAAGCGGGGCCTTGGGCCATTGCCGAGTTCCTTGAGTTCCCCCAAGGTAGCCGCTTCCTGCAATCTTTCAAATCCGTCGCAGCAAGTAGGGCATTCGAACATGCGACAATCTTCGACAAGCGGTTTCGCTTCGAGGAGTTGGGCCATGTTTTCCTGGAGCGGTTGCGGGCACATGCTTCCGACGCGCTAAAGGACCTCCCATCCCGCATCATCGTCGGACGCCCAGTCCGCTATGCGGGGCAGCGCCCGGACAGCGCGCTTGCCCGCCAGCGGTACGAACTCATGTTTGCGGCCCTCGAACGGGAAATCCATTATGTCTACGAGCCGCTGGGCGCTGCGTTCAGTTTTGCTTCCAGCCTGGCCGAACCTGCCACTCTGCTGGTCGCGGATTTCGGCGGCGGCACAAGCGACTTTTCTGTCGTGCGCATAGAGGCGCCGGGGACCGCGCGGCGCTGTACACCGCTCGGGTCCGCGGGCATCGGCCTGGCAGGCGATCGGTTCGACTATCGCATCATGGACAAGCTGGTCCTGCCGATGCTGGGCAAGGGCGGCACCTATACGTCCATGGGCAAGGCGCTGGAAATACCACCCGGCCATTTTGCCGATTTCGGCGACTGGGCTCGCCTTGCGCTGATGCATAACCGGCGCACGCTGGCCGAGTTGGAGAAGCTGAAGCGGGCAGCGAGCGATCCCGCCGCGATCGGCCGTATGATCGCCGTGGTGGAAAATGAGCTTGGCTATCCGCTCTATGACGCGGTTGGGCGGTTGAAGCGGGCGCTCTCCACCGAGGAGCGCGCGCACTTCCATTTCGACAGTTCGGGCGTGCGCGTGGAGGCAGACGTCAGCCGTGCCGATTTTGAAAGCTGGATTGCACCCGACCTCGCCCGCATCGGCGCGACGGTGGACGTAGCGCTCGACCGGGCCGGGATCGGCGCGGGCGCGATAGACCATGTCTTCCTGACCGGCGGCTCCTCATTGATCCCCGCCGTCCGCCGCTTGTTCGAGCAACGCTTCGCCGCCAGCCGCATCGCGAGCGGCAATGAGCTGACCTCCATCGCCCACGGCCTTGCGCTGATTGGTCAGCAGGCCAGCATCGCGGAATGGACGGCAAGCGGCGAAGATGAAACAGGGCAGGGTTGAAATGGCGTTAGGTTGCAAACTTATGGGCAGGTCCGCTGCGTATGAACTGATGGCGGCCGTCAGGAAGTTGCGTCAACCACCGTTGGCGCCAAACGATCAACAAGGATAGCGCTTGCCTGGTTCAGTCCGGTGACCTCGACTTCGATACCATGATGCCGCATTTTGGTAACTACCTCCTCCAATGCACCCACTGCCGTAATGTCCCACAAATGGCTGGAAGTGAGGTCGATGCGGACGTTGGCGGTCGTATCTCGGAGATCGAAACGGTCGGCGAAAATGTCCGCGCTTGCAAAGAAGATCTGGCCCGCGACGGTGTAGGTGCGGGTGTCGGTCGCGCCATCATAGTCGGACGTGACCTCCATAATCCGCGTGACCTTGAAGGCGAAGAACACGCCGCTCAACAGGACTCCCACGGCGACACCCGCCGACAGGTCATGGGTAACGACGGTAACGACGACGGTCGCCATCATCACTGTGCCAGATACCTTGGGATGGCGGGCGAGGTCGCGGATCGAAGCCCAGGAGAAGGTGCTGATTGACACCATGATCATGATCGCGACGAGCGCCGCCACAGGCACCTGAGCAATCCAGGGACGAAGCGGCACCATGACAAGGAGGAGGAACACACCCGCTACAAGGGTGGAAAGTCGCCCCCGCCCGCCATAACGTACGTTACCCACCGTCTGCCCGATCATCCCGCAGCCGGCGATGCCTCCGAACATCCCGGCCGCAACATTAGCAAGGCCTAGGCCGGTGCACTCGCGCGCCTTGTTGCTGGTGGTTTCAGTCAGGTCGTCGACGACGCTGGCCGTCATCATGGACTCAAGAAGGCCGACGGCTGCCATGGCGGCTGCGTAAGGCAGGAGGACGCGCAGGGTTTCCCAATCGACCGGAACATCGGGCCATGTCAGGGAGGGCAGCGATGAGGGCAGGCGACCAAGATCGGCGACCGTGTGGATCGGCATGGGAAAAGCGATGCTGATCGCCGTCAGGACGAGGATGCAGATCAAGGGCGACGGAATGGCCGTTGTGATCCGGGGCACCAGATAGATGATCGCGAGGCCGACAGCGATCATCGCATAGGTGTGCCAGCTCACATGCAGCATTTGCGGAACTTGCGCTGAGAAGATGAGGATGGCGAGCGCGTTGACGAAACCCGTTCGAACCGAACGGGACACGAAGCGCATCAATATAACCAGCTTCATCAGGCCGAAAACAATTTGCAACAGCGCTGCAAGGATCGTCGCCGCGAGGAGATATTGCAACCCATGGGCATGGACTAGCGCCGCCGCGACAAGCGCGACGGACCCCGCAGCGCCGGAGATCATCGCAGGGCGTCCACCCGTAAAAGCAATGACTATGCCGATTATGAAGGAAGCAAATAGCCCTACTTCCGGATCGATACCAGCCACGAAGGAGAAGGCGATAACCTCCGGGATCAAAGCGAAGGTGCCGACCATGCCGGCGAGGACATCACGGCGGGCGTTGGCCGCGCCATCGAACCATTCGGCGCGATAGCGCGCAAAAGCGATGCTGTTCATGTTGGAAAACCGACGAGGTCGCACGGGACTGCGTGATCGGAGCTGGCGGAAATCGGCTCCTGACAATCTCGAGCAACGAACGTTATCCGGCGGATCGGCGGCCGGAATAGCCACCCGGAATTTCACCGGGTCCTTGCGAATGCCGTTCCCTTAGCCCTCTCGACTGGTGAGGGCAATCCGTCGCTGCGTCGGGATGCGGCGATCACTACCACCCACGGTCACGGCGGCGGGCTCCGCTAGGGCGTCCGCGATGAAGGGCTTGTCCTCGAATGCGCCCAGCGCCCGTGTGGTAGACCAACGACTTGTGCTGAGCGGCTGACCAAGGTCGTTTCTCTCTGGAGCAAGGGAAAGGAGGATGGCCACTACATTTTCCGTCGAAGCCGTACTATCGTCTCGTCCAGCATGGACAAAAAGCGCGACCGATCCGCCTTTCCGAACGGTGCTGGACCCCCGAGGGCATCACCGGCCATGCCCGCCCGCAGGTCAGCCATGATGGCTCGTGTCGCGACGGCACTGCCAATGGATGCAGGGGTAAAAGGCT contains:
- a CDS encoding CheR family methyltransferase, with protein sequence MSEEIFAPHEELELDLLLEALWRHYHYDFRGYSRGSLHRRLARAQQRHECESLSQLQHLLLRDPAVFADLMGFLTIQVSEMFRDPAYFRALREMVVPHLRTYPSLKIWIAGCANGEEFYSLAILFREEGLEDRTIFYCTDISPAALKKAEAGIYDLDRIAQFTENHRLAGGKQSLSDYYTAAYGAAVFDKTLRRRAVFAEHNLASDEVFAEVQLVSSRNVLIYFDRDLQDRALGLFGGSLVRGGFLGLGSKETLRFSRYSDAFADFHEAEKIYRRNVKDMEDLRHAA
- a CDS encoding response regulator — translated: MPPEKPKILAVDDVEENLTALDALFAGEGVELLKARSGVQALELLLVHDVALALLDVQMPGMDGFELAELMRGTERTRRVPIIFLTAVATDERRRFRGYEAGAVDYLLKPVDAHILRNKTAVFVELFGQRQELARQRDEIAAALARLHAHSDNSPLAIIEFDAGRHIVAWSNGAERLFGWRAPEVAGFKANELKWIDPEDEATFDSLMSDLIAGRSVRAVQHLRMRTAEGPTLECECYCSALLNGQGRLVSVNVQVLDVTERKRAEDTQRLLIGELNHRVKNTLASVQAIAVQTLRHSSGPSDFAPTFTGRIHALARAHSLLSSTTWQGASLRELVNGQIDIGAIDLGQLTIEGPELELAPELALHVALILHELVTNAHKYGALCIPAGTVSLSWKMERDRLLIRWVESGGPPVTPPSRRGFGTALIERSLKAEGGQASVEYQESGVCWTMTLPCGPRISRINTASAAMNLSEEALAVQGGAIAGRSFLIIEDEPLVAMEIASILEDGTAAVTIAGCAQEALTLMQYADFDAALLDGNLQGMPVDDVAAALLERKIPFAFVTGYGRESLPEQFQDRLLISKPFDPKALLHCSGKLCEENSGAVSGGLDSQFGDFEQETAPPAHP
- a CDS encoding transglutaminase-like domain-containing protein, with product MNESIAYIGLLADEEIELDSAALMLSALDHEGIDVEPYLALLREIGDAIEAERADINDDLQSGEAQGALLAHIFSGQFGFEGDSLTYDAPLNGDMIRVLDRRRGLPVSLSILYVAAARRAGWQAHALNTPGHVLVSIGPDEAPAIIDPFRSGALVQAGQVAGLLTVAASTGRQGVSTLEPMSNRMTLMRLLLNQATRAEQASDTWRACSMYERMTVVAPEHDAGWWALARLQLEHGEVEAARGSLCAMLEISRDPERRRYVAAALSRLSGQSQA
- a CDS encoding MarR family winged helix-turn-helix transcriptional regulator, producing MNANSSPANAPVSQITPASPLFLREDEIRRGIEMLYFGYSALTRSIDDGLAAQGLGRAHHRALYFISRQPDLTVKELLRLLSITKQSLGRVLNDLIERGYIETRQGASDRRQKLLRLSASGKTLEADLFRALREKMAAAYAQAGQGSVTGFWRVLEGLIPDADRSMVSGLRSR
- a CDS encoding Hsp70 family protein; its protein translation is MTSLARSIGIDFGTTNSVVAVGGGNGDATMVDYPAPGNAGSIFRSALCFWEDHGVPGGVAREAGPWAIAEFLEFPQGSRFLQSFKSVAASRAFEHATIFDKRFRFEELGHVFLERLRAHASDALKDLPSRIIVGRPVRYAGQRPDSALARQRYELMFAALEREIHYVYEPLGAAFSFASSLAEPATLLVADFGGGTSDFSVVRIEAPGTARRCTPLGSAGIGLAGDRFDYRIMDKLVLPMLGKGGTYTSMGKALEIPPGHFADFGDWARLALMHNRRTLAELEKLKRAASDPAAIGRMIAVVENELGYPLYDAVGRLKRALSTEERAHFHFDSSGVRVEADVSRADFESWIAPDLARIGATVDVALDRAGIGAGAIDHVFLTGGSSLIPAVRRLFEQRFAASRIASGNELTSIAHGLALIGQQASIAEWTASGEDETGQG
- a CDS encoding SulP family inorganic anion transporter, whose protein sequence is MNSIAFARYRAEWFDGAANARRDVLAGMVGTFALIPEVIAFSFVAGIDPEVGLFASFIIGIVIAFTGGRPAMISGAAGSVALVAAALVHAHGLQYLLAATILAALLQIVFGLMKLVILMRFVSRSVRTGFVNALAILIFSAQVPQMLHVSWHTYAMIAVGLAIIYLVPRITTAIPSPLICILVLTAISIAFPMPIHTVADLGRLPSSLPSLTWPDVPVDWETLRVLLPYAAAMAAVGLLESMMTASVVDDLTETTSNKARECTGLGLANVAAGMFGGIAGCGMIGQTVGNVRYGGRGRLSTLVAGVFLLLVMVPLRPWIAQVPVAALVAIMIMVSISTFSWASIRDLARHPKVSGTVMMATVVVTVVTHDLSAGVAVGVLLSGVFFAFKVTRIMEVTSDYDGATDTRTYTVAGQIFFASADIFADRFDLRDTTANVRIDLTSSHLWDITAVGALEEVVTKMRHHGIEVEVTGLNQASAILVDRLAPTVVDATS